A single window of Rhipicephalus microplus isolate Deutch F79 chromosome 5, USDA_Rmic, whole genome shotgun sequence DNA harbors:
- the LOC142817841 gene encoding uncharacterized protein LOC142817841, producing MTGCCVPMCTNNSRNGWKLYHFPTEPKRRLLWMVKIKRDKWQPTKSSCVCSAHFEASHFEQHRADQWIKLKPNAVPTVFPFRGLPPQRKAPKDRAGPAVLPDACQETRGDNSTAINCTPLTSAQANLNSRTDSLGAQQPQSCNSQTPDSVPHIMEREEVVISADAPDGARENKQLNKQLSDMGRKYTQLHQVHRKATSTIQALKKQVKKLETKMELFGQRLKFLNDDQLQALGRQSNKGSTWSAETIKQALQIKFSCGKTGYQTLRNLGYPLPSGKTLARRLQGLKFLPGILTEVIDVLKIKAENMQDIEKDCALFLDEMEIARGYELDRAEDVVLGGQTMPENPDEPAHHALVFMVGGLNTRWKQVIAYHFTGSHVEGSILKDYVMKIVQLCAEISLRIRVVTCDMGASNRAMWRELGFSSHRNSITVCSVPHPCLEDKELFFTADAAHVLKNVKSQLLSSEVFFLSDATVCQHNLPSKEVNVDHVRSVIKYDAERELKVAPRLSELHISRGHFTKMKVGVAVRFFREAPAAIRYLIKEDAIEPEAETTAWFLELVFNWYTLMSSRHPSVALSLRDMRRYHESIELLNSALEVFQGMKMGSKAQWKPSQAGLLITTKVVLRLQDILLRSEGYEFFLTSRILQDCLENLFSVVRIRKPVPNAYDLKCALKLVCVSQFLHAPGTSSYEVDDAKYLADMLAKGKQEHGEVEADVIDDSEILFIEELQENECNILFYIGGFLLKGMLSVVAGCGHCNSALLGSTESEHATLTILKEYRSEGGNLTYPSKDVLLTLKSCEEHFRGIISWSEGLLRLRSPLKAVTDYLNEMVRPCVKTCSEHSDAVAKLLIANYARLRLRVHLRHVSSNGVNEHGSKTCAGVSLP from the exons ATGACTGGGTGCTGCGTGCCCATGTGCACGAACAACTCCAGAAATGGTTGGAAACTCTACCATTTTCCGACAGAGCCCAAAAGAAGGCTGCTATGGATGGTGAAGATTAAGCGAGACAAGTGGCAGCCTACGAAGTCCTCGTGTGTATGCAGT GCACATTTTGAAGCAAGCCATTTCGAGCAGCACCGAGCTGACCAGTGGATAAAACTGAAGCCGAACGCTGTGCCAACGGTGTTCCCTTTCAGGG gcttgcctccacaAAGGAAGGCGCCAAAGGACAGGGCAGGACCTGCTGTGTTGCCTGATGCATGCCAAGAAACACGCGGTGACAACTCTACGGCCATTAATTGTACGCCACTCACAAGTGCACAGGCGAATTTAAATTCACGCACAGACAGTCTTGGCGCACAGCAACCGCAAAGCTGCAATTCTCAGACGCCTGATTCAGTACCGCACATTATGGAAAGGGAAGAAGTTGTGATCTCGGCCGATGCACCTGACGGGGCACGTGAAAACAAGCAGTTAAATAAGCAGCTCTCCGATATGGGCAGAAAATACACTCAGCTACATCAAGTCCATCGGAAAGCCACCTCAACCATTCAAGCActaaaaaaacaggtgaaaaaattGGAAACCAAAATGGAATTATTCGGACAGCGTTTGAAATTCCTCAATGATGACCAGCTGCAGGCTCTTGGGCGCCAGAGTAATAAGGGAAGCACTTGGTCTGCAGAAACAATCAAGCAGGCGCTTCAGATTAAGTTTTCCTGTGGAAAAACTGGTTACCAGACACTAAGAAATCTGGGCTACCCCTTGCCATCCGGAAAAACCCTTGCACGTCGCCTTCAGGGCCTCAAGTTTCTTCCCGGAATTTTGACGGAAGTCATCGATGTTCTCAAAATCAAAGCAGAGAACATGCAAGACATTGAAAAAGACTGTGCTTTGTTCTTGGATGAAATGGAGATTGCTCGCGGGTACGAGCTCGATCGCGCTGAGGATGTGGTGTTGGGGGGGCAAACTATGCCAGAAAATCCAGACGAACCTGCACATCACGCACTAGTGTTCATGGTAGGAGGCCTGAATACGAGATGGAAGCAAGTGATTGCCTACCACTTCACCGGAAGTCATGTAGAGGGTAGTATCCTCAAGGACTACGTCATGAAGATAGTGCAGCTCTGCGCGGAAATCTCTTTAAGAATCCGTGTCGTCACTTGCGACATGGGGGCTTCTAATCGGGCTATGTGGCGCGAGCTCGGATTCTCCAGCCACAGGAATTCCATTACTGTATGTTCAGTGCCTCACCCCTGTCTGGAAGacaaagaattgtttttcacagcaGATGCTGCACACGTGCTGAAGAATGTCAAGTCACAGTTGCTTTCATCGGAAGTATTCTTTCTGAGTGATGCAACAGTATGCCAGCACAATCTGCCATCAAAAGAAGTGAACGTGGACCATGTGCGCAGTGTAATTAAGTATGATGCTGAACGAGAGCTGAAAGTCGCCCCGAGGCTCTCAGAGTTACACATTTCGCGAGGCCATTTCACAAAAATGAAAGTGGGAGTTGCTGTCCGCTTCTTCAGGGAAGCTCCTGCAGCGATTCGGTACCTAATTAAAGAGGACGCGATAGAGCCGGAGGCAGAGACAACAGCTTGGTTTCTAGAATTAGTATTCAACTGGTACACGCTAATGTCTTCCCGCCACCCatcagttgctctcagccttcgaGACATGCGGAGGTACCACGAATCAATTGAGCTACTGAACTCGGCCCTCGAAGTTTTTCAAGGAATGAAGATGGGAAGCAAGGCACAGTGGAAGCCTTCGCAAGCAGGTTTACTAATAACAACAAAAGTCGTTCTTCGTCTCCAAGACATTCTCTTGCGCAGTGAAGGATACGAATTCTTCCTCACGAGCAGAATCTTGCAAGACTGCCTCGAAAATTTGTTTTCGGTGGTGCGCATCAGGAAGCCTGTTCCTAACGCATATGACTTAAAGTGTGCCCTGAAGCTTGTGTGCGTGAGTCAGTTCCTTCATGCACCCGGAACGTCAAGCTACGAAGTCGACGATGCTAAGTACCTCGCCGACATGCTTGCAAAAGGCAAACAAGAGCACGGGGAGGTGGAAGCTGATGTCATTGATGACTCGGAAATTTTGTTCattgaagaacttcaagaaaacgaATGCAACATCCTTTTCTACATCGGCGGCTTCCTTTTAAAAGGTATGCTGAGTGTTGTAGCGGGATGCGGGCATTGTAATTCTGCCTTGTTAGGCTCAACTGAAAGCGAGCACGCAACTCTGACTATTCTGAAGGAGTACAGGAGTGAAGGTGGCAACCTCACATATCCCAGCAAGGATGTTTTGCTGACACTCAAGTCGTGTGAAGAGCATTTCAGGGGCATCATAAGTTGGAGTGAGGGCTTGCTGCGCTTAAGGTCCCCGTTGAAGGCCGTGACCGATTATTTGAACGAGATGGTGCGCCCTTGCGTAAAGACTTGCTCCGAGCACAGTGACGCCGTAGCAAAACTCCTTATTGCGAATTATGCAAGACTGAGGCTTCGCGTGCATTTGCGCCACGTTAGTTCAAACGGCGTCAATGAACACGGAAGCAAGACGTGCGCTGGGGTAAGCCTTCCGTGA